A window from Nitrospinota bacterium encodes these proteins:
- a CDS encoding HD domain-containing protein codes for MSDLYQSNRKLVETYRHQLQQKVVSLHQAGHPPDNTDIDPQKFYLGFKDQAIDLVQKETDLLQKECAKTDNCHLLLLKQTALVDTLIQASFHSAVWYFNHQHNQKWTTQSVPIAIVARGGYGREEMYFRSDVDIQIVSQSSLSKDDKSTAEEIIRHFEYLFIFQDIFPSSSNSCYTENETFERDLDPSKVSEFLALLEHRFVTGNSLVYSEFKSSIKTVSLLYRDEIQKHCLSHEGCYEVQNTVFRQEPNIKEEMRRLYWALVSVRFLKNLETNNQFELLNELFTKNLLSPLAYKNMQNGLHLLSRVRLFLHTFQKGTLKDTMSYEVREKIAQSMGFDVKTFFQKYFFEAVYPLKRFSRNLYWESMAADTQKKKSLSEFFSLNMQNQIYFEKDPESLYTQDPLWLFKVFIWVAERNYYLSYEVIRAIEQHVDQAYPIFMDENSKLEIQNCFKRYIRGKYFAKALRLLHEFGILGDYFIPEFNNLKGMLQDIYVHKFPTDIHILSALDVLNGLEFRDTADPFLSELYHSQRDKTALKLAVLLHDIGKGAKVSGQNEELVGARMIPQILKNLGYHDKPKRVDDIAFLVEKHLTMYDLMLLDPEADDTYDMVLDLVNHDKERLKMLILLTHADRGGTKMDMSSSQIKQLKLFYQYTLHHKKRESVPNNIKLEFLKMVRLPRELQSQLEIYYKFIKTREPFLAEMLFKPGQPSELIVCSKNALGLLHKISAVLAFNQLDIVEANIQTLHDKVFDVFKVINSNGKPIDYGDFFFIQQRIQEDLQKIFTDKESLASIFKGRSIASLQEKQHFQEVKLKMKTIGRSVKLSTHNLPGIFMMETKVFLDAHMECQKAVLHTSQGTASNVFYLRPEDVEKIMNNEEQFIQTIKKSLRPLLTGEPLFLQEELTPSS; via the coding sequence ATGAGTGACTTATATCAATCCAATCGTAAACTTGTCGAAACATACCGGCACCAACTACAACAAAAAGTTGTTTCTCTTCACCAGGCAGGACATCCTCCCGACAACACTGATATAGATCCGCAAAAGTTTTATTTAGGCTTTAAAGATCAGGCTATCGATCTTGTTCAAAAAGAAACCGACCTTCTGCAAAAAGAGTGCGCCAAAACTGACAACTGTCACCTGTTATTACTCAAACAAACTGCATTGGTGGATACGCTTATACAGGCAAGTTTCCATTCAGCAGTATGGTATTTCAATCACCAGCATAATCAGAAATGGACTACGCAATCTGTTCCTATAGCCATAGTGGCACGAGGTGGTTATGGTCGAGAAGAAATGTATTTTCGATCAGATGTGGATATCCAGATCGTTTCCCAGTCATCCCTTTCTAAAGACGATAAGTCAACCGCCGAAGAAATCATCAGGCACTTTGAGTACCTGTTTATTTTTCAGGACATTTTTCCTTCATCCAGTAATTCCTGTTACACCGAGAACGAAACATTTGAGCGCGATCTTGATCCCTCCAAGGTTTCAGAGTTCCTGGCACTTTTGGAACACCGCTTTGTAACCGGCAACTCCCTGGTCTATAGCGAATTCAAAAGCTCCATAAAAACTGTCAGCCTGCTTTACCGTGATGAGATTCAAAAGCATTGCCTGAGTCACGAAGGATGCTATGAAGTCCAGAATACAGTTTTTCGACAGGAGCCTAATATTAAGGAAGAAATGCGCCGCCTATACTGGGCATTAGTCTCTGTACGTTTCTTGAAAAATTTGGAGACCAACAACCAATTTGAATTGCTCAATGAGTTATTTACCAAAAATCTTCTGAGCCCACTTGCTTATAAGAACATGCAAAATGGCCTCCACCTTTTATCCCGGGTGCGCTTGTTTCTGCATACCTTCCAGAAAGGAACACTGAAGGATACAATGAGCTATGAAGTTCGGGAAAAAATTGCTCAATCAATGGGTTTCGATGTGAAGACCTTTTTTCAAAAGTATTTTTTTGAAGCCGTTTATCCGCTTAAACGGTTCAGCAGAAACCTCTATTGGGAGAGCATGGCTGCAGACACCCAGAAGAAGAAAAGCCTGTCAGAGTTCTTCTCTCTTAACATGCAGAACCAAATATATTTTGAGAAAGACCCTGAGAGCCTGTACACCCAGGATCCATTATGGCTTTTCAAGGTTTTTATCTGGGTCGCAGAGAGGAATTATTATTTATCCTATGAAGTAATCCGTGCCATTGAGCAGCATGTTGATCAGGCATATCCTATTTTCATGGATGAAAATTCGAAGCTGGAAATCCAAAACTGTTTCAAACGCTATATCAGGGGAAAATATTTTGCCAAAGCACTTCGTTTACTCCACGAGTTTGGAATACTTGGGGACTATTTTATACCAGAGTTCAATAACCTGAAAGGGATGTTGCAGGATATCTATGTTCACAAATTCCCAACGGACATTCATATTCTTTCCGCCCTGGATGTTTTAAATGGACTGGAGTTTCGTGATACCGCCGATCCATTCCTTTCTGAGCTATACCATTCCCAGAGAGATAAAACAGCCCTTAAGCTTGCTGTGTTACTGCATGACATAGGCAAAGGGGCTAAAGTGAGTGGACAGAACGAAGAACTGGTCGGCGCAAGAATGATTCCGCAGATCTTAAAAAATCTGGGCTATCACGACAAACCCAAAAGGGTGGACGATATTGCTTTTCTAGTGGAAAAACATTTGACCATGTATGACCTGATGCTTCTGGATCCGGAAGCTGATGACACCTACGACATGGTGCTCGACCTTGTCAATCATGACAAGGAACGGCTTAAAATGCTTATTCTACTCACCCACGCTGACCGAGGCGGGACAAAAATGGATATGTCCTCCTCACAGATAAAGCAATTAAAGTTATTCTACCAATATACTCTTCATCACAAAAAGCGGGAGAGTGTTCCCAACAACATAAAACTGGAATTCCTGAAGATGGTTCGTCTGCCCCGGGAACTTCAGTCGCAGTTGGAAATTTATTACAAATTTATCAAGACTCGAGAGCCTTTTTTAGCGGAAATGCTTTTTAAACCCGGGCAACCTTCGGAGTTGATCGTCTGCTCAAAGAATGCGCTGGGACTTCTTCATAAAATTTCTGCAGTACTTGCCTTTAACCAATTGGATATTGTTGAAGCAAATATTCAGACTTTACATGACAAAGTTTTTGATGTTTTTAAAGTTATAAACTCTAACGGCAAACCGATTGACTATGGTGATTTCTTTTTTATTCAGCAGCGCATTCAGGAAGACCTGCAAAAAATATTTACCGACAAAGAATCCCTTGCATCCATATTCAAGGGGAGGTCTATTGCCAGTCTCCAGGAGAAACAACACTTCCAGGAAGTTAAACTGAAAATGAAAACTATAGGACGGTCCGTTAAGTTATCGACCCATAATCTGCCCGGCATATTCATGATGGAGACAAAAGTATTTTTAGATGCTCACATGGAATGCCAAAAGGCCGTTCTTCACACTAGCCAGGGAACCGCATCGAATGTTTTTTACCTGCGCCCGGAAGATGTGGAAAAGATAATGAACAATGAAGAGCAGTTTATTCAAACCATTAAAAAATCATTACGCCCCCTGTTAACGGGGGAACCATTATTTTTACAGGAAGAGCTGACACCCAGTTCGTAA
- a CDS encoding low molecular weight phosphotyrosine protein phosphatase: MNSTVEVCFVCLGNICRSPLAQGVFEALVKKEGLQDQVIISSAGVSGWHVGSPPDARMQETARSHGIQLNSRARQFQSSDFRQMDLVLAMDHSNLSALQQMRPKSELQNKLFLFRSFDPENNGDFEVPDPYYGGNEGFETVYQMVERTCPKVLEHLQSLLARKA; this comes from the coding sequence ATGAACTCAACGGTTGAAGTCTGTTTTGTATGTCTTGGAAATATTTGCCGATCTCCGCTTGCCCAGGGTGTATTTGAAGCCCTTGTCAAAAAGGAAGGCCTGCAAGATCAGGTAATTATTAGTTCTGCTGGAGTGAGTGGCTGGCACGTTGGCAGTCCTCCCGATGCAAGAATGCAGGAAACGGCCCGGTCACACGGTATTCAACTCAATAGCCGTGCGCGACAATTCCAGTCCTCTGATTTCAGGCAAATGGACCTTGTTTTAGCCATGGACCACAGCAACTTGAGCGCTCTGCAACAAATGCGACCCAAGTCAGAACTACAGAACAAACTGTTTCTATTTCGTTCCTTTGATCCAGAAAATAATGGTGATTTTGAAGTTCCCGATCCTTATTATGGAGGCAACGAAGGTTTTGAAACCGTTTATCAGATGGTGGAGCGCACCTGCCCGAAAGTTTTAGAGCATTTACAATCCTTGCTTGCCAGAAAAGCATGA
- a CDS encoding ferredoxin oxidoreductase: MNKQVELKDRKIIASKHVKLGQKNAKGQTYTDVNDIFYKAEQKPSFLTGSEVIRAAIKIASVGTSVAYPITPQSEAAALIGELYAEGYLDEYFRGESEFAVMGQCAGAAFGGHRVFTTTAGPGTLRAMENFPMWAGSRLPIQVCVTCRGINSPLSIQPDTLEMHYLLETGMLVWHAETAQDLFDFILKGFIVAEQPDVHVPIATCCDGFFVTHTKDTVELPPDDICLTPYDPYRNPQPVMDMETAPIRMMRDPFVMKSNYISYATHASWQQEIKAAVERSRKHTIPLLDGLIDEHNTDREILVVSSGTAVSQSREAIRLLEEEGIKVGLVKIKTIRPFPYEEIKKATKNAKHIFVPEFNVGGWLAREIKSTIPDNERVYAGPHVAGGMTMPSEVIVDEIKKHLGMETAATVSLG; encoded by the coding sequence ATGAATAAACAAGTTGAGCTTAAAGATAGAAAAATAATAGCTTCGAAACACGTAAAACTGGGCCAGAAAAACGCAAAGGGCCAGACTTATACGGATGTGAATGACATTTTTTATAAGGCTGAACAGAAACCCAGTTTTTTAACTGGAAGTGAAGTTATACGTGCCGCGATCAAGATTGCCAGCGTAGGAACTTCGGTTGCCTATCCTATTACCCCCCAGAGTGAAGCGGCAGCACTAATCGGTGAGCTTTATGCTGAGGGTTATCTGGATGAGTATTTTCGTGGTGAAAGTGAATTTGCTGTAATGGGACAATGTGCCGGAGCCGCTTTTGGTGGGCACCGTGTATTCACCACCACAGCCGGACCTGGTACCCTTAGGGCTATGGAGAACTTCCCTATGTGGGCTGGTTCTCGGTTACCAATTCAGGTTTGTGTAACCTGTAGGGGAATAAATTCTCCCCTCAGTATTCAGCCTGATACATTAGAAATGCATTATTTGCTTGAGACAGGCATGCTGGTCTGGCATGCAGAAACCGCGCAAGATCTGTTTGATTTTATTTTGAAGGGTTTCATTGTTGCTGAGCAACCGGATGTTCATGTTCCAATTGCAACTTGTTGTGATGGTTTTTTTGTGACACACACAAAAGATACTGTTGAACTTCCGCCTGATGACATATGCCTGACTCCATATGATCCCTACAGAAATCCGCAGCCAGTTATGGATATGGAAACTGCACCTATTCGTATGATGCGAGATCCCTTTGTTATGAAATCCAATTATATCAGTTATGCCACCCATGCCTCCTGGCAACAGGAAATTAAGGCGGCAGTTGAGCGTTCACGTAAGCATACTATACCTCTGTTGGACGGTCTGATTGATGAACACAACACAGACCGAGAAATTCTTGTTGTTAGCTCTGGAACAGCTGTTTCTCAGAGCCGTGAAGCCATCCGTCTGCTTGAGGAGGAAGGTATTAAGGTTGGGTTAGTTAAAATTAAAACCATTAGACCGTTTCCGTATGAAGAAATCAAGAAAGCTACCAAGAACGCGAAGCATATTTTTGTTCCAGAGTTCAATGTTGGTGGCTGGCTGGCTCGAGAGATTAAGTCTACAATTCCGGATAATGAACGGGTTTATGCTGGTCCTCATGTTGCGGGTGGCATGACCATGCCTTCTGAAGTGATTGTTGATGAAATCAAAAAACATTTGGGCATGGAAACAGCTGCTACAGTAAGCCTTGGATAG
- a CDS encoding ferredoxin oxidoreductase, whose amino-acid sequence EMKESETIGGRFVQKEYITDEAQKLLDSIKEETKARKKAAKAKQPVKA is encoded by the coding sequence ATGAAATGAAGGAATCTGAGACCATTGGTGGTCGGTTTGTTCAGAAAGAATACATAACGGACGAAGCCCAGAAATTACTGGATTCCATTAAAGAAGAAACCAAGGCTAGAAAAAAAGCGGCTAAAGCGAAACAGCCGGTTAAAGCCTAA
- a CDS encoding ferredoxin oxidoreductase has translation MSRMNIRISGLGGQGAVTAAHLLAMAANKDGKYSISNPFFGAEKRMAPAESYARIGSERIYDRGELVYPDVIMVFHPQVITMQKSYTAPFYSGIKENGLVIINTSDDLLSDEDHKRLEDINVAVLNHDATKLALEIGKTELSTNMAMIGACAGVTKVVSLEALDGALQDRFGKRYVASGGTATLDEAIKKKYAKKEMLLKANLDCITESYKMSSDWAEKQNLNLVEV, from the coding sequence ATGAGCAGGATGAATATCCGAATTTCCGGTTTAGGTGGGCAGGGTGCGGTAACCGCCGCGCATCTTCTAGCTATGGCAGCAAATAAGGATGGTAAATATTCTATATCAAATCCTTTTTTTGGTGCTGAAAAGCGAATGGCTCCTGCAGAAAGTTATGCCAGAATTGGGTCTGAACGTATTTATGACCGAGGCGAATTGGTTTATCCAGATGTCATAATGGTGTTCCATCCTCAGGTTATTACCATGCAAAAGAGTTACACAGCTCCGTTTTACTCTGGTATTAAGGAGAACGGATTGGTCATTATCAATACAAGTGATGATCTGTTATCAGATGAAGACCATAAGCGTTTAGAAGATATTAATGTTGCTGTACTCAATCATGATGCCACCAAACTGGCGCTGGAAATTGGGAAAACCGAGCTTTCAACTAACATGGCTATGATTGGTGCCTGTGCCGGGGTGACAAAAGTAGTTAGTCTGGAAGCTCTAGATGGTGCTTTGCAGGATCGTTTTGGAAAAAGATATGTTGCGTCAGGAGGAACTGCTACACTTGACGAAGCAATTAAAAAGAAATATGCCAAAAAAGAAATGCTACTCAAGGCCAACTTGGATTGTATTACTGAATCCTATAAAATGTCTTCTGATTGGGCTGAAAAGCAGAATTTGAATTTAGTAGAAGTTTAA
- a CDS encoding fructosamine kinase family protein, which yields MNSEICELLEPVFGQKVTVQSSTATGGGCINQTYVLTLDNRERVFLKQNDRPPQNFFAAEAKGLKILTQADQGPRIPQPLALQDSTTPRFLIMEYIEESAPAADFPEHFAQSLANLHKVTQSHFGLEHDNYIGSTPQKNVPTENGIDFFRDQRIRVQQEIARDSRKLPVSTDKKLSKLCERLGDYLDISGEKPALLHGDLWSGNYFPDKNQVPCIFDPAIYFGLREADLAMTELFGRLPQKFYHAYQESFPLNPGYEERKDLYNLYHLLNHLNLFGGSYLGSVEQVLKRY from the coding sequence ATGAATTCGGAAATCTGCGAACTTCTGGAACCCGTTTTCGGCCAGAAAGTGACCGTGCAGTCCTCTACTGCTACAGGAGGAGGATGCATAAACCAAACCTATGTTTTAACACTGGATAATAGGGAACGGGTATTTCTGAAACAAAATGATCGTCCCCCACAAAACTTCTTCGCCGCAGAAGCAAAAGGGCTAAAAATTCTTACACAAGCTGACCAAGGCCCTAGAATCCCCCAACCTCTGGCTTTGCAAGATTCTACAACTCCCCGATTCCTTATTATGGAATACATTGAAGAATCTGCGCCTGCGGCAGACTTTCCCGAACACTTTGCTCAATCTCTGGCCAATCTTCATAAAGTCACCCAGAGTCACTTTGGCCTCGAGCATGATAATTATATTGGCTCAACTCCGCAGAAAAATGTTCCCACAGAAAATGGAATTGATTTTTTCCGCGACCAGAGAATAAGAGTTCAGCAGGAGATAGCGCGTGATTCCAGAAAGCTTCCTGTTTCGACAGATAAAAAACTAAGCAAACTTTGTGAAAGGCTTGGGGACTATCTCGATATTTCCGGTGAAAAACCGGCACTGCTTCATGGCGACTTGTGGTCTGGAAATTATTTTCCCGATAAAAACCAAGTTCCCTGCATCTTCGATCCTGCCATATATTTTGGGTTGCGTGAGGCTGATTTAGCCATGACCGAACTGTTTGGCAGACTACCGCAGAAATTTTATCACGCTTATCAGGAATCGTTCCCTTTGAATCCAGGGTATGAGGAAAGAAAAGACCTGTACAACTTGTACCACCTTTTGAATCACCTGAATCTTTTTGGTGGATCCTATCTGGGCTCGGTCGAACAGGTGTTAAAAAGGTACTGA
- a CDS encoding ferredoxin oxidoreductase, giving the protein MSKEKIVLCEDLADIMPPEYQELVETATFGNQDRGWKDIGSSKELIEQHSLCAGCPESIAFRYILASLPAPEDTVFVGSTGCTSLVFPHVAVHNIHSLFGNQNAIASGLKRTLKARFPDVEKDVVVLAGDGATVDIGLDMTMQSWFRQEKFTTICFDNELYANTGGQESGLMQKGFVAKMAPKGKNFEKVRLPEIAREAGCAYVALLTVSKPNRVEQAIKNAIHVAREVGPTFVQLYTPCILEIGKQSMEGLDEMKESETIGGRFVQKEYITDEAQKLLDSIKEETKARKKAAKA; this is encoded by the coding sequence ATGAGCAAGGAAAAGATTGTTTTATGTGAAGATCTCGCTGATATTATGCCACCGGAATATCAGGAGTTAGTTGAAACAGCTACCTTTGGTAATCAGGATCGTGGTTGGAAAGACATTGGTTCTTCTAAAGAGTTAATTGAACAGCACTCTTTATGTGCAGGTTGTCCAGAGTCAATTGCTTTTCGTTATATTCTTGCTAGTCTTCCAGCACCGGAAGATACAGTATTTGTTGGGTCGACAGGTTGTACCAGTTTGGTATTCCCTCATGTGGCAGTGCATAATATCCACTCACTGTTTGGTAATCAGAATGCGATTGCTTCCGGTTTAAAACGAACATTAAAAGCACGTTTCCCGGATGTAGAAAAGGATGTAGTGGTTCTGGCAGGTGATGGGGCTACTGTTGATATCGGTTTGGACATGACCATGCAGTCCTGGTTCCGACAGGAAAAGTTTACCACTATCTGTTTTGATAATGAACTCTATGCCAATACAGGTGGACAAGAAAGTGGGCTTATGCAGAAAGGCTTTGTGGCAAAAATGGCTCCCAAGGGCAAGAACTTTGAGAAAGTACGTTTGCCGGAAATTGCTCGCGAAGCGGGTTGTGCGTATGTTGCTCTTCTGACAGTTAGTAAGCCCAACCGTGTAGAGCAGGCTATTAAAAATGCTATCCATGTAGCGCGTGAAGTAGGCCCCACATTTGTGCAACTTTATACTCCGTGTATTCTTGAGATTGGTAAACAGAGTATGGAGGGTTTGGATGAAATGAAGGAATCTGAGACCATTGGTGGTCGGTTTGTTCAGAAAGAATACATAACGGACGAAGCCCAGAAATTACTGGATTCCATTAAAGAAGAAACCAAGGCTAGAAAAAAAGCGGCTAAAGC
- a CDS encoding adenylosuccinate lyase: MIPRYSMPEMASIWEPENKFKIWLKVEVLACEALAAKGEIPKSALKDIQTKSRFNVERIDEIEREVKHDVIAFLTCVAEHVGESARYMHMGMTSSDVLDTSLAVQMKQSATLILKELSAFRDVLEKQAKKHKHTPTIGRSHGIHAEPLTFGLKVANWYEEVKRNIERLKKARKTISYGQISGAVGTFACIDPDVEEYVCAKLGLKPAPVSSQVIQRDRHAEYFSTLAIIAGTIDKIATEIRHLQRTEVLEAEEFFSKGQKGSSAMPHKRNPVVSEQMSGLARIVRANAFASMENIPLWHERDISHSSVERVIGPDSTILIHYMLRKMTKLMDGLIVYPDNMMHNLKKTGGLIYSQSVMLALVRKGITREEAYKLVQRNAMKSWTTGKDFLMLLKKDKDITNLLSISEIDKTFKLKTQFKNIDRIFKRVFKD, translated from the coding sequence TTGATACCAAGATATTCAATGCCTGAAATGGCTTCCATATGGGAGCCCGAAAATAAGTTTAAAATTTGGCTGAAAGTAGAAGTTCTGGCCTGCGAAGCCCTGGCCGCAAAAGGGGAGATCCCTAAATCCGCCTTGAAGGACATTCAAACTAAATCCAGATTTAACGTGGAACGCATTGACGAAATTGAACGGGAAGTCAAGCATGATGTGATTGCGTTTTTAACCTGTGTGGCGGAGCATGTAGGGGAATCGGCCAGGTATATGCATATGGGTATGACGTCTTCAGATGTTCTGGATACCTCATTGGCGGTGCAGATGAAGCAGTCTGCCACGTTGATCTTGAAAGAACTTTCGGCCTTCAGGGATGTTTTGGAAAAACAGGCGAAGAAACACAAGCATACTCCCACCATTGGTAGGTCACATGGTATTCACGCAGAACCTTTGACCTTTGGATTGAAAGTAGCTAACTGGTATGAAGAGGTTAAGCGTAATATTGAGCGTCTGAAAAAAGCCCGAAAAACGATTTCTTACGGCCAAATTTCTGGGGCGGTAGGAACTTTTGCATGCATTGATCCTGATGTTGAAGAATATGTCTGTGCAAAACTGGGATTAAAGCCAGCTCCGGTTTCAAGCCAGGTGATTCAACGTGATCGTCATGCGGAGTATTTTTCAACACTGGCTATTATTGCCGGAACGATAGATAAAATTGCTACTGAAATTCGCCACCTGCAACGGACGGAAGTTTTGGAGGCTGAAGAGTTTTTCTCAAAGGGACAGAAAGGTTCATCAGCCATGCCGCACAAACGTAACCCGGTAGTTTCTGAGCAAATGTCCGGCCTGGCCAGAATTGTGCGGGCAAATGCTTTTGCGTCGATGGAAAATATTCCTCTCTGGCACGAGCGGGATATCAGTCATTCTTCTGTAGAAAGGGTGATTGGGCCGGATAGTACGATTTTAATCCATTATATGTTGAGAAAAATGACCAAACTGATGGATGGATTGATCGTCTATCCGGATAATATGATGCACAACCTGAAAAAGACAGGTGGCCTGATATATTCTCAAAGTGTGATGCTTGCCTTGGTGCGTAAAGGTATCACCCGTGAAGAGGCCTATAAACTGGTGCAGAGAAATGCCATGAAAAGCTGGACAACGGGAAAAGATTTTTTAATGCTTTTGAAAAAAGACAAGGACATAACAAACCTCTTATCCATTTCGGAAATAGACAAGACTTTTAAATTAAAAACCCAATTTAAAAATATAGACCGGATTTTTAAAAGGGTCTTCAAAGATTAA
- a CDS encoding phosphoribosylaminoimidazolesuccinocarboxamide synthase, with protein MERLEKLYEGKAKILYTTSDPGLMVQYFKDDASAFNGKKKGTIVDKGVMNNHMSSRIFQYLEGEGIKTHFVKNLNDREMLVKKLEIIPVEVVLRNVAAGSLCKRVGIEEGQVLEKPILEFYYKSDSLGDPMINEYHIDVFGWATKQEMEFLKSEGMKVNNLMVKFFQERNIRLVDFKLEFGRHKDEILLGDEISPDGCRLWHSDTNEKMDKDRFRFDLGKVEEMYQEVYDLICD; from the coding sequence ATGGAACGCTTGGAAAAACTTTATGAGGGTAAAGCGAAGATTCTTTACACCACATCTGATCCTGGTTTGATGGTTCAATACTTTAAGGATGATGCTTCGGCCTTCAATGGCAAGAAAAAAGGGACCATTGTTGATAAGGGTGTGATGAATAACCATATGTCGAGCCGTATTTTTCAATACCTTGAAGGCGAAGGCATCAAAACGCATTTCGTAAAAAATCTCAATGACCGCGAAATGCTTGTAAAAAAGCTGGAAATCATTCCTGTGGAAGTGGTCTTGCGAAATGTTGCAGCAGGCAGTTTGTGTAAGAGGGTGGGTATTGAGGAAGGGCAGGTACTGGAAAAACCGATTTTGGAGTTTTATTACAAGAGTGATTCGCTTGGTGACCCTATGATCAATGAATACCATATTGATGTATTTGGGTGGGCGACCAAACAGGAAATGGAATTTTTAAAATCAGAAGGAATGAAGGTCAATAACCTGATGGTTAAATTCTTTCAGGAACGCAATATACGCCTGGTAGATTTTAAACTGGAATTTGGCAGACATAAGGACGAGATTCTTTTGGGAGATGAGATCAGTCCGGATGGTTGCCGCCTATGGCATTCGGACACTAATGAGAAAATGGATAAAGATCGTTTTCGTTTCGACCTGGGGAAAGTAGAAGAAATGTATCAGGAGGTGTATGACTTGATTTGTGACTGA
- a CDS encoding pyruvate ferredoxin oxidoreductase codes for MYNVAWVDNEKCIAEKGCRLCIMYCPEADCILLDQSTTKALVIEPRCKGCDLCKVVCSTHHAITMFPVDPTTGKVIKGGKEAETAALGQAYSG; via the coding sequence GTGTATAACGTAGCTTGGGTAGATAATGAAAAATGTATCGCAGAGAAAGGTTGCCGACTGTGCATCATGTATTGTCCTGAAGCAGACTGTATTTTGCTGGATCAATCTACGACTAAGGCCTTGGTAATTGAACCTCGGTGTAAGGGCTGTGATTTATGCAAAGTTGTTTGTAGTACCCATCACGCGATTACAATGTTTCCGGTAGATCCAACTACTGGAAAGGTTATTAAAGGGGGTAAGGAAGCCGAGACGGCTGCATTGGGACAGGCCTATTCCGGATAA
- a CDS encoding oligoribonuclease, producing MAKKSKYNLVWMDLEMTGLDAEKEVIIEVATLITDSELNVLEEGPCIAIHQRDEILDNMDEWNTKHHNASGLVKRVRESLIDQKEAEKRTLDFIKKYCPKGTSPLCGNSIHQDRKFLGKYMKELHDYLHYRSIDVTSIKELVNRWYPDGPKFPKKSNEHMALIDVRESLEELVFYRQHYFIGREASIAQPVT from the coding sequence ATGGCTAAAAAATCTAAATACAACCTGGTCTGGATGGACCTGGAAATGACCGGTTTAGATGCTGAAAAAGAAGTCATCATCGAAGTCGCAACTTTGATAACCGATAGTGAATTAAATGTTCTTGAAGAAGGGCCCTGCATCGCCATTCATCAACGTGATGAAATTCTGGACAACATGGATGAATGGAATACCAAGCATCATAATGCATCGGGACTCGTTAAGCGAGTTCGCGAATCATTGATAGATCAAAAGGAGGCTGAAAAAAGGACTTTGGATTTTATTAAGAAATACTGTCCCAAAGGCACATCTCCATTATGTGGAAACTCCATTCATCAAGATAGAAAATTCCTCGGCAAATATATGAAAGAGCTGCATGATTATTTGCATTATAGAAGTATTGATGTGACCTCAATAAAAGAACTGGTCAACCGCTGGTATCCGGACGGGCCTAAATTCCCCAAAAAAAGTAATGAGCACATGGCCCTGATAGATGTCCGGGAATCTCTGGAGGAACTGGTTTTTTACCGTCAGCATTATTTCATAGGTCGTGAAGCAAGTATTGCCCAGCCTGTAACCTGA
- a CDS encoding carbon monoxide dehydrogenase has translation MSQYEVKAGPEAFLPPAAATMGNVLPDPGEAHVGGKLVPEEEAYETAARKILGAKVPTIFPGPLVLWKWTDHVAEKAKALRELANEAPMRLIPMADYRPKYPKIIQEYEINPNHPNLTIWHNKIDVCIFIGVHCHMANLSLKIIRGGTSCYTIAMCAMAGHEDACLSFRDADLNMIEKLKAMIKKLKSEGVKSQAEPFNQFVMGPSGAINP, from the coding sequence ATGAGTCAATATGAGGTCAAAGCTGGGCCGGAGGCCTTTTTGCCACCTGCAGCGGCAACAATGGGAAACGTATTACCTGATCCCGGTGAAGCGCATGTTGGGGGTAAACTAGTGCCTGAGGAAGAGGCATATGAAACAGCCGCCAGAAAGATATTAGGAGCCAAAGTTCCAACTATTTTCCCAGGTCCTCTGGTGCTGTGGAAATGGACCGATCATGTGGCCGAAAAAGCTAAAGCTCTTCGTGAACTGGCGAATGAAGCTCCCATGAGATTAATCCCCATGGCTGACTACAGACCTAAATACCCTAAGATTATTCAGGAGTATGAGATCAATCCGAACCATCCTAATTTGACGATTTGGCATAACAAGATTGATGTATGTATTTTTATAGGCGTGCATTGCCATATGGCTAATTTATCTTTAAAGATTATTCGTGGTGGTACGAGTTGTTACACAATAGCGATGTGTGCTATGGCAGGGCATGAAGACGCATGCCTATCTTTCCGCGATGCTGACCTGAATATGATAGAGAAACTAAAGGCTATGATTAAAAAGCTGAAATCTGAGGGTGTGAAATCTCAGGCCGAGCCTTTTAATCAATTTGTGATGGGTCCATCCGGAGCTATTAACCCTTAA